One window of Branchiostoma lanceolatum isolate klBraLanc5 chromosome 6, klBraLanc5.hap2, whole genome shotgun sequence genomic DNA carries:
- the LOC136437288 gene encoding poly [ADP-ribose] polymerase tankyrase-2-like: MARAQGGDNSDRNEMESVFVAEGHNGIAYNANEYLLYAADHGLLQGVEAALKAGADIDFDTRDYEISAVSTSLPPSTALFVACVNGHVDVVRLLLRKGASMVKRAINGLAPLHIAATEGWTEVVEVLAYHGATVDIRDISQHTPLIHACGYNHVDTVRRLIELGARPDLADGYIDPSPRLGTVVGNIRSQECMKLIQEAIKTKLLRCCNPKCGKPGNRKTLKLCGRCKLTRYCSRDCQAQHWMVGHKKCCGRDAYSRVEPDPFRNKHSMMMNLLMAHLNQA; the protein is encoded by the exons ATGGCACGCGCGCAAGGTGGCGACAACAGTGATCGTAACGAAATGGAATCTGTGTTTGTAGCTGAGGGACACAATGGGATAGCTTACAATGCGAATGAATATCTGTTGTATGCTGCTGACCATGGGTTACTCCAAGGCG TTGAAGCGGCATTGAAAGCTG GTGCCGACATTGACTTCGATACACGGGACTACGAAATCTCAGCAGTCAGCACGTCCTTACCGCCATCTACAGCATTGTTCgttgcttgtgtcaatgggcaTGTTGACGTAGTGAGACTGCTGCTCCGCAAGGGGGCGTCTATGGTGAAAAGAGCGATTAATGGACTTGCTCCCCTTCATATAGCAGCGACCGAAG GGTGGACAGAAGTGGTGGAGGTGCTGGCTTACCATGGTGCAACAGTAGACATCCGCGACATCTCCCAGCACACGCCACTCATTCATGCCTGTGGCTACAACCATGTAGACACAGTCCGGCGACTGATTGAGCTTGGAGCAAGACCTGATTTGGCAGACGGTTACATAGACCCGAGCCCAAG GTTGGGGACAGTAGTGGGAAACATTCGAAGTCAGGAGTGTATGAAGCTGATACAGGAGGCGATAAAGACCAAGCTGTTGAGATGCTGCAACCCAAAGTGTGGCAAACCAGGCAACAG GAAAACCCTGAAGCTGTGTGGACGCTGCAAGCTGACCCGCTACTGTAGCCGGGACTGTCAGGCACAACACTGGATGGTCGGACACAAGAAGTGCTGTGGGCGTGACGCGTACTCTCGCGTTGAACCAGACCCATTCAGAAATAAGCATTCGATGATGATGAATCTACTCATGGCACATCTAAACCAAGCGTAA
- the LOC136437299 gene encoding GA-binding protein subunit beta-1-like: MAKYYYSANHILLYAAENGSLGGVKAALKAGADIDYDRPGSTDMLDTSGTDDSTFTPLIIACIKGHVDVVRLLLRKGASLVKRTVGATTALHAAAREGRTEVVEVLVQHGATLDVLDGYQLTPLMTACCHERVETVRRLLELGARPDLAAKGVIAQRVIDDRGSEESIKLLLEARKSKLLRCCNPTCGKPGYRKTLKLCGGCKLTRYCSRDCQKQHWSVGHKKCCGHDADTGEPDLGLFLEKLVFMMANHAH, from the exons ATGGCGAAATACTACTACAGTGCGAATCATATTCTGTTGTATGCTGCCGAGAATGGCTCGCTTGGAGGCGTTAAAGCGGCTTTGAAAGCTG GTGCAGACATTGACTACGACCGGCCGGGTAGCACCGATATGTTAGACACGTCGGGCACAGACGACTCAACATTCACCCCGTTGATCATTGCTTGCATCAAAGGGCATGTAGACGTAGTGAGGCTGCTGCTCCGCAAGGGGGCGTCCTTGGTGAAGAGAACCGTAGGTGCAACAACTGCCCTTCATGCAGCAGCGAGGGAAG GGAGGACAGAAGTGGTGGAAGTGCTGGTGCAACATGGCGCTACATTAGACGTTCTGGACGGCTACCAGCTCACGCCACTCATGACTGCGTGTTGCCACGAACGTGTCGAGACAGTTCGGCGACTGCTTGAGCTCGGAGCAAGACCTGATTTGGCCGCCAAAGGTGTTATAGCCCAGAG AGTGATCGACGACCGTGGCAGTGAAGAGAGTATAAAGCTGCTACTTGAGGCGAGGAAGTCCAAGCTGTTGAGATGCTGTAACCCTACGTGTGGCAAACCAGGCTATAG GAAAACCCTAAAGCTGTGTGGTGGATGCAAGTTGACCCGCTACTGCAGTCGGGACTGTCAGAAACAACACTGGTCTGTCGGACACAAGAAGTGCTGTGGACATGACGCGGACACTGGCGAGCCGGATCTAGGTCTCTTCCTTGAAAAGTTGGTCTTCATGATGGCAAACCACGCCCATTGA
- the LOC136437301 gene encoding ankyrin repeat and SOCS box protein 9-like isoform X2, protein MAEKANEALLYAAENGWVEGVEAALKAGADIDFDKPGKTLTGPSSCSALFVACINGYVDVVRLLLRKGASLVKRCSGVAPIHAAAAQGRTEVVEVLVYHGATVDIRDVFKMTPLMNACSHKQVDTVRRLIELGARADLAEGLIAKRLVANPGGDESMKLIQEAIKTKLLRCCNPKCGKPGYRSTLKLCSRCKLTRYCSRDCQTQHWLAGHKKCCGQDAYTGPGLDPFEKMLQLMAEHVHI, encoded by the exons ATGGCGGAAAAGGCGAATGAAGCTCTGTTGTATGCTGCTGAGAATGGCTGGGTTGAAGGCGTCGAAGCGGCTTTGAAAGCTG GCGCAGACATCGACTTCGATAAGCCGGGCAAAACACTCACGGGCCCATCGTCCTGCTCCGCACTGTTCGTCGCTTGCATCAATGGATATGTGGACGTGGTGAGGCTGCTGCTCCGCAAGGGGGCGTCCTTGGTGAAGAGATGCAGCGGCGTCGCTCCCATTCATGCAGCAGCGGCGCAAG GAAGGACAGAAGTGGTAGAAGTGCTGGTGTATCATGGCGCTACAGTAGACATCCGGGACGTCTTCAAGATGACGCCACTCATGAATGCCTGTAGCCACAAACAAGTGGACACAGTAAGGCGGCTGATTGAGCTTGGAGCGAGAGCTGACTTGGCCGAAGGTCTTATAGCCAAGAG GTTGGTTGCAAACCCTGGCGGTGACGAGAGTATGAAGCTGATACAAGAGGCGATAAAGACCAAGCTGTTGAGATGCTGCAACCCGAAGTGTGGCAAACCCGGCTACAG GTCAACTTTGAAGCTGTGTAGCCGCTGCAAGCTGACCCGCTACTGTAGCCGGGACTGTCAGACCCAACACTGGTTGGCGGGGCACAAGAAGTGCTGTGGGCAGGACGCGTACACTGGACCAGGACTTGACCCCTTCGAAAAAATGCTTCAGCTCATGGCAGAACATGTGCATATTTAA